CGGCGGCATCGGCTCGTAGCGTTGCTGCCGGCGATCGGCAGAGGTGATCCAGCGGATCACGCGGTCGGCGTCGGCTGTCACCAGGGGGCCGAGTCCCCGGTTCAGCGCGGGCGGCAGACTGCCGGGACCTTGCCGCTCCAGCAGGGTCAACACCCGCTCGGGGCGCAGCGGCGCGAGTGCGGCGACCATGGTGGCGTGCCGACGCCACCACTCGTCCCGCGGCTCTCCGCCGGCCCGGACCGCCAGGGTCCGCTCGGCGTGATCCAGTACCGGGTCGGGATGCCGGCAGGCCAGTCGTGTCCAGTCGGCGACGGCATGGGCCAGCCCCGGCAACTCCCGTGCCACGAAGGGGGCGGAGCAGGCCGGAAGCAGCCGTGCGGCCTCGGCGTCGCCCCACTGTTCACGCATGCGCGTCACCAGCCGCTCGGCCAGTGCACGACGGTCACCGCGGGCGATCAGACGGGCCAGCCGACTGCGCAGCGCGGCCGGTGCGTCGGCGTACGCCGCCTCCACCGCCTCGTCCGGTACGGGCAGGTCCCGAACGCCGCGCCGCGCGTAGCCGGCGACGATCGGGTCAGGGTCGGCCAACCGCTCGGCGAGGAACGTGGCGTCCCGTCCGACCAGGGCCGCCAACGCCGCCAGCCGCCGCTCGTACGGCCCACGGCCGTCCAGCTCGGACACCAGTGGGGCGAGTGTCCCGTCGTCCGCGAGCCCGCGTGCGGTCCGCGCCGTCAGGGTCAGGCGTGCGGGGAACGGCAGCGGTTCGAGGGCGGACAGCAGTTGCTCCGCAGTGTTCGGCATCCGCCGATTGTGCACGGCAGGATCTGCACATGCGATCGAATAGACCATCTGGCGCCACCGCCGCCGCTTGCGCACGCTCCGCGCACAGTTCAACGTCACCTGACCACTGACAATTGGCACCTGGCACCTGGCACCTGACGAAGGCGAAGTAGATGACCACGCAGACCCGTCCCGTCGACCACGAGCTCATCCGGGCCGCAGCGCAGGTCGCCCGCAGTCACTGTCGGGGCGACAACCACACCGTGGCAGCCGCGGCCCGCGACCGGGACGGCCGGATCATCACCGCGGTGAACGCGTACCACTTCACGGGAGGCCCCTGCGCCGAACTCGTCCTCATCGGCACGGCGGCCGGCCAGGGAGCCTACGAACTGGACACGATCGTCGCCGTGGGCGACCGCGAGCGCGGAGTGATCCCGCCGTGCGGCCGGTGCCGGCAGGTCCTCCTCGACTACTTCCCCGCCCTCAAGGTCATCGTCGGCAATGCCGACCGCGTCCGAACCGTCCTCATCACCGAGCTGCTGCCCGAAACCTACGTCTGGGCCGACCACCGGCTCGACGCGGAGTGAACCCCGGCTCCGTGGTCGGCCGTCGGCGGAGATGGGCCGTCACCCGCGGGGAGTGGGTGGGGCGCCCGTGACCCCGCTCACGCTCGACATGCGAGCGGGAGCACGCCGGGTCATCTTGGGGGGAGGGGCGCAACGCCGTCGCCGTCGCCTGCACGCCTGGAGGCACCATGCCGTACGACCCAACGGAGGCCCAGAAGAAGGCCTTTGCAGAGAACGAGGCCGATTTCCGCAGCCTCGACGAGCACCTGGGCCGCGTCCGGGAGACCGCCCGGGTGAGACTGACGGACAGCGGGCTGGGTGGACACGACCCGGGCGACCACATCCGCTGTCTGTCCTGCCCGTGCCCAGACTTCCAGGCCGGCGGCCCGCTCGGAGCATGCAAGCGCGGCAGCTGTCGCCATCCGATCGGCGACCACGACCTGCCCACCTGAGGGTCCGCCGACTCACCTGCGGACGAGGGAGTGGGTGTCAGTGGCTCGTGCGCCGTACGTGCAGGTGACCCGCTCGGGGGAAGGAGGGCGGTGCGGCCGGCAGCACCCGGTGAAAGTCGTACCGGCTCTTCTCCGCGACCCGGCACGACGCCCGGTTGTCCTCCTGGTGCAGGAGCTCGAGACGTTCCAGCCCGCCGGCTTCGAAGGCGTCGAAGGCCCATTCGGTGAGTGCCTCCACGGCGCGCGAGGCCACGCCTTTCCCACGGGCGTGCGCGGCGGTCCAGTAGCCCACCTCGGCAGCCGGTTCCCCGGCAGCGACGCCCTTGAGGACCACGCCTGCGAGCAACCGCCCGCAACGGCCGTCGGGTTGCGCCTCGAGGACGGCGAAGCTGAACCGGTCCCCCGCCGACCAGCTCTGCCGCTGGGAGCGCACCCACCGCGTCCCGTCTGCTTCGTTCTCCACGGTATGGCTCGTCCAGCGGCGCAGTTCGGCGTCGCGGAACACCTCGACCAGTGGCGCCGCGTCCTCCAGGCTCCAGAGGCGAAGAACGAGCGCGGGAGCCGTCGGCGTCGCGGCAACCTGCAGGACGACAGGGGTGATCACCCGCCGACCATATCCGACAGTGTGCTCACCACACGTCAGACCTGTTGCGCGGTGGTGGACTTGGGGCGGTGTCGTCATCGCGGTGTCCCTGTGCGCAGGGCCTCGACGCCCCAGCCGAGAACCGGTGCCAGACTCTCCGGAACCGGCCAGCCGTTGATCACTGCGAGCAGTCGGGCGTACCTCTCCCTGCGGGGGTCGTTCGTACTCGCCAGCCGAGCGGACAACAGGCGGCGGAGTTCGGGATCGTCGGGGCGGCCGAGGAGGTGGGCACAGTCGGCTGTGAAGGCCGCGACGATGCGCTCGGCCTCGGGCGAGGCCGGGTCGACACCTGCGGTCAGGGCCGGCGCGACGTGGTCACGCACGGTTGCCACGAGGTCCCGGCGGGGTGTCGTGACGTCGCTCCGGGCCACGTCCGATGCCAGGTCCTCGACCAACCGCCGCATGACGGAACGGAATTCCGGGTCCAGGGAGAGTTCGGCCAGCTCCACCCACGCCCGGACCTGGTTGGCCCCCGGGTCGTCGGGCAGCTCGGGGGTGAGCGAGCGCATCACTCCGGTCATGGCGTCGGCGATGCCGGGACCGCCGAAGACGGCGTCGAGGAATTCGCCGGTCAGACGGCGGCGTTCGTCCACGGAGAGTCGGGCGAGGTGGTGGATCATTTCCGTCTCCTCAGGTGTCGAGCCGCGGGTCGCCACCGCCGTCATCACCGCTCGCCGCAGTCGCAGCACGCGGATCTGTACGGCGAGCGCTTCGGCGTGCGCCGCGGCGACCTCCGCGAGGGAGAGCTCCTCGTCCACGACCTTGCGGATCGTGGGAAGGTCCACTCCCAGCTCGCGCAAGGTCCGCACGAGCTGCAGGCGTGCGACGGCGTCCGTGCCGTACAGGCGGTGGCCGGCCGGGGTGCGGTTCGTCGGCGTGACGATCCCGCGATCGGAGTAGAACCGGATGGTCTTGACCGTGAGACCGGTTCGGCGGGCGAGTTCGCCGATCGGGCAGAGCGTGATGCCGTCCATGTGACCACTCTCCCGCCTCCCCTTACGGGAGACGCAAGGCCCTGCGCCCGGGGGTGAAGCCGAATGATCCGTGCCCCGTGATCACCGGCGGACGGCGGGTCCCGGAGCGGCCCCGTCGGCCTCACGCGCCGCCGTTCACACCGCCACCCTTCTTCACCCCCTACCGCAAACAAGACATAAAAGCCTAAGATGCTCGGAACCTCTGCCGGAGTCGCGGCGCTGTGGCGTGCCGTGACCATCGCTCGTCCTGCCCTCGGGCGGCCTTGAGAGGTGCACCGTGACCGGCTCATGTTGCGAATACCCGGAATCGTCCGACTGGCGTGACCGCGCCGCATGCGTCGGAGAGGATCCCGAGATCTTCTTCCCCCTCGCGGACGTCGCGGCCCCCGGCGCGGAGGCGTCCCTGGCCCGGGCGGTCTGCCGCCGCTGCGCCGTGCTCGTCGCCTGCCGCGACTGGGCCCTGGAGCACGGCGAGGACGACGGGATCTGGGGTGCCACCACTGCTGCTCAG
The window above is part of the Streptomyces sp. NBC_00425 genome. Proteins encoded here:
- a CDS encoding cytidine deaminase family protein — encoded protein: MTTQTRPVDHELIRAAAQVARSHCRGDNHTVAAAARDRDGRIITAVNAYHFTGGPCAELVLIGTAAGQGAYELDTIVAVGDRERGVIPPCGRCRQVLLDYFPALKVIVGNADRVRTVLITELLPETYVWADHRLDAE
- a CDS encoding GNAT family N-acetyltransferase; the protein is MITPVVLQVAATPTAPALVLRLWSLEDAAPLVEVFRDAELRRWTSHTVENEADGTRWVRSQRQSWSAGDRFSFAVLEAQPDGRCGRLLAGVVLKGVAAGEPAAEVGYWTAAHARGKGVASRAVEALTEWAFDAFEAGGLERLELLHQEDNRASCRVAEKSRYDFHRVLPAAPPSFPRAGHLHVRRTSH
- a CDS encoding MerR family transcriptional regulator translates to MDGITLCPIGELARRTGLTVKTIRFYSDRGIVTPTNRTPAGHRLYGTDAVARLQLVRTLRELGVDLPTIRKVVDEELSLAEVAAAHAEALAVQIRVLRLRRAVMTAVATRGSTPEETEMIHHLARLSVDERRRLTGEFLDAVFGGPGIADAMTGVMRSLTPELPDDPGANQVRAWVELAELSLDPEFRSVMRRLVEDLASDVARSDVTTPRRDLVATVRDHVAPALTAGVDPASPEAERIVAAFTADCAHLLGRPDDPELRRLLSARLASTNDPRRERYARLLAVINGWPVPESLAPVLGWGVEALRTGTPR
- a CDS encoding WhiB family transcriptional regulator, which gives rise to MTGSCCEYPESSDWRDRAACVGEDPEIFFPLADVAAPGAEASLARAVCRRCAVLVACRDWALEHGEDDGIWGATTAAQRRAIRRAAMESAPPAGRHGVRAG